The nucleotide sequence GTTGTCCGTAACGTTAGAGCTGCTCATGTGATTTAGTCTTTTTTGTTATATTTATGTGGTATTAATTTATAAACTTGCTTATAATGGAACATGTATTTAAGAAATCAAAGAGATGTCATAAATTCTCAATAAAAAATGTAAATGTTTTTAAGGTTTATAACGATATTGTAAAGACATTTCTCCACGAAGGCTAAAAAATGAACAAAAATGTACAGTTTCAGGACTTGGGACTCAAGAAAAGTATCCTCAATGCTATTAATACAGCAGGGTATAAAAAACCAACTCCTATCCAAAACAAATCTTTAGGGCACATTCTACAAGGGCAAGATGCTCTAGTACGTGCCAAAACGGGCACAGGTAAAACTGCTGCCTTCGCAATTCCATCCTTACAGCATTTACGTCCGGATGTGAAACAACCTCAAGTATTGGTATTAACACCCAGTCGCGAACTCAGTAAACAGATCTCAAGTGAGTTCATTAAGTTAGGTAAAGGATTAGAAAATTTTCGGGTGGCAGAAGTCACTGGAGGAATCCAGCTACCAGCTTTGAAAAGTAATTTGCGAGGCGCGCAAGTTATCTCCGCCACACCGGGTCGTTTAATTGATATTAAACGAAAAGACTTATTCAATAGCACCGCGATCAAAATGCTTGTTATCGATGAAGCCGATCGCTTATTCGACATGGGCTTTAGAGAGGCGGTTACAGGCATCTTAAAAGACCTGCCTCCAGGAGTTCAGACGGTTTTATGTTCTGCGACTTTTACCGATGATATAAAAACCTTTGCCAAGACACTTTTAAGAAAACCTGTGGTGATCGAAGATAACTCTAGTATTGGTGATCAAGAAAAGCTCGAAGAATGGGCCGTTTCAGTTTATCCAGAGAATCACATTGCTTTAACTGAAAAGCTTTTGAAGAAATATAAAAATGATCAAGTTATCATTTTCTGTAATCACAAAAACCGTGTTGATGATGTAGCAGAGAAACT is from Lentisphaera profundi and encodes:
- a CDS encoding DEAD/DEAH box helicase, with amino-acid sequence MNKNVQFQDLGLKKSILNAINTAGYKKPTPIQNKSLGHILQGQDALVRAKTGTGKTAAFAIPSLQHLRPDVKQPQVLVLTPSRELSKQISSEFIKLGKGLENFRVAEVTGGIQLPALKSNLRGAQVISATPGRLIDIKRKDLFNSTAIKMLVIDEADRLFDMGFREAVTGILKDLPPGVQTVLCSATFTDDIKTFAKTLLRKPVVIEDNSSIGDQEKLEEWAVSVYPENHIALTEKLLKKYKNDQVIIFCNHKNRVDDVAEKLDDLGIEVHPLHSGMDKKVRNKAMDYFRNKEVRVLVATDVASRGIDIPGLPLVINYDLPYEYPDYVHRAGRTARAGNSGLVISYYNGRKESTIKSFEDRTGREMIRVSFNQVMDEKQISKRSLPSSTKATEEKVRKKANLRDSSRIIVYGGNKNGLNPGLMKKLLAKNCGLNDTDIAYIEVNAKHTLIGVLREKSSVVINTLQKTKISGQIMKVELQKTQKRR